The sequence GGGTGCCGGAGGCGACGACGCGGCCGTCCTTGAGGACGTACAGGCGGTCGCAGTAGTACGCGGCGAGGTTGAGGTCGTGCAGGGCCAGCAGGTTGGTGGTGCCCAGCTCGCGGACCAGGGAGAGGATCTCCAGCTGGTAGCGGATGTCCAGGTGGTTGGTCGGCTCGTCCAGGACGACGAGCGCGGGCTGCTGGACCAGGGCGCGGGCGACCAGGGCGCGTTGGCGTTCGCCGCCGGAGAGGGAGGCGAAGGTACGGGGGGCGAGTGCGGCGATCCCGACCCGGTCGAGGGCCTGGGTGACGAGGGCGGTGTCGGACGCGTTGTCCGCCTCCCAGAACCGCTTGTGCGGGGCGCGGCCCATCGCGACGACCTGGCCGACGGTCAGCTCGAACCCGGCGTGGCCGTCCTGCGGGACCGTGGCGATGCGCTGGGCGCGGGCCTTCACGGGGAGGGTGGCGAGGTCGTCGCCGTCCAGGAGGACCCGGCCGTGGGTGGGGCGCAGGGTGCCGTAGACGCAGCGCAGGAGCGTGGTCTTGCCGCTGCCGTTGGGGCCGACCAGGCCGACCGTCTCGCCGTCGGCGGCGGTGAGGTCGACCGCGTCGACCAGGTGGCGGCCTTCGCCGATCCCGTACGAGAGTGCCTCGGTGCGCAGGGTGGTCACGGGCGGGCTCCCCCGGGAGTGCGTACGGTCGTCATGCGGGTGCTCCCTCGGCTGTGCGTACGGTCGTCACGCGGGCGCCCCCTCCGGCCTGCGGCGCAGCATCCACAGGAAGAACGGGCCGCCCGTCAGCGCCGTGAGCACGCCCACCGGGATGTCCTGCGGGGCCGCGAGCGTCCGGGCGGCCAGGTCGGCGAGGACCAGGAACACGGCCCCGCCGAGCGCGACGACCGGGAGCAGCGCGCGGTGCGAGGCGCCGACCGCCATCCGGGCCATGTGCGGGACCATCAGGCCGACGAAGCCGATCGCCCCGCTGTACGCGACGAGCGCCCCGGTCATCAGGGAGGCGAGGACGAAGACGGCGGCCCGGAAGCGGGCGGTGTCCAGGCCGAGCACGGTCGCGCCCTCCTCCCCCACCAGGAGCAGGTCGAGGGGCCGGGCCAGCGTGAGGAGTACGGCCGTACCGGCGATCAGGGTGACCGTCGGGAGCGCGAGCATGTCCCAGCGGGCCGCGCCGAGGCCGCCGAGGGTCCAGTAGAGGACTTCCTGGAGGTGGTCGGCGCGGGCGGAGGTGACCAGGATCAGGCTGGTGAGGGCGGAGAGGATGTAGGAGACGGCGACCCCGGCGAGGACGAGCCGGTTGGTGGTGAGGCCTCCCCCGCCGCGCGCCAGGGTGTAGACGAGGAGCAGCGAGAGCAGCGCTCCGGCGAAGGCGGCGGCGGGGATGGTGACGGTGGTGGCGAGGGTCGCGCCGATGCCGAGGACGATGACCAGGACCGCGCCGGTGGAGGCCCCGGAGGAGACGCCGAGGAGGAACGGGTCGGCGAGCTGGTTGCGTACAAGGGCCTGGAGGACCGTGCCGATGACGGCCAGTCCGGCGCCGACGACGATGCCGAGGATGACCCGGGGCAGCCGGACGTCCAGGACGATCGTGCGGAACGGGCTCGCCTCCGCCCGCCCGGTCAGGATGTCGATGACCTGGCCGGGCGGGATGCGGACGGAGCCGAGGGCGAGGGCGGCGACCACGGCGGCTGCGAGGAGTGCGGCGAGGACGCCGACGACCAGGGTGTAGCGGAGCAGCCGCCGCGGTGCGGGGGTGCGGCAGGTCACGGGGTGGTGGCCGCCGGGTGGAGCTGGGCCGCGAGCTTCTCGACGGCGGCGGGGACGCGGACGCCGAGGACCGCGTCGGAGAGCGGCATGACCGCGAAGCGCTTGTTCTTGATGGCGGGGACGTCGGCGAGGGCCGGGTCGGTGAGGAGGCGCTTCTTCTTCTGTTCGACGGTGGTGGAGCCGTAGTCGTAGATCACGATGGCTTCGGGCTTGCGGGCGACCACGTTCTCCCAGGAGGCGTCGCCGAAGGACTTGTCGAGGTCGGCGAAGATGTTGGTGCCGCCGGCGCGCTTGATCAGCTCGTTGCCGATGCCCTTGCCGCCCGCGGTGAACGCGATCTTGTCGCCGCTGTCGTAGACGAAGACGGGGAGGGGCTTGAGGTCCTTGAGCTTCTCGGCGGTCGCCGCGTTGTCGGCCTTCGCCTGCTTGATCCAGGCCTCGGCGCGGTCGGTGACGCCGAAGGTGCGGCCGACCTCGCGGATCTCCTCGTAAAGGGTCTCCATCGGGGTGTCGGCCTTGGCGCAGCTCTCGGTGTTGAGCCGGGTCTCGATGCCGGACTTCTTCAGCGCCTCGCGCCCGCGCCCGTCGCCTGCCGCGAACGCGCTGGCGTAACCGCCGTAGACGAAGTCCGGGTCGGTGGCGAGGACCTGCTCGTAGGAGGGGTACTCCTTGGCGATGACGGGGACGGAGGCGTAGTCCTTCGCGTACTTCGGCAGGACCTTGTCGTCGAGATAGGCGGTGCCGACGAGGGACTTGGCCAGGCCCAGTTCGAGCATGATCTCGGTGACGTGCTGGTTCATGGTGACCACGCGCTTGGGCGGGGCCTTGTACGTGGTGGTGACACCGCAGTTGGTGACGGTGTACGGGAAGCCGTCGCTCTTCGCCGAGGCCTCGGGCCTGCCCTGGGCGCCGGTGGAGGTCTCCGGGGTGGAGCAGGCGGTGAGGGCGAGCGGGAGCAGCACGGCGGCGGCTATGAGCGCGGGGGTGCGCCGGGACATGGCGGGGCCTCTCCGGGGGATTTCCGCGTCCCCTGGTCGATGCGTGAAAGGCGGCGGGCCAGTTCCTGGCTTCCGGGCCCGCCCTCCGGTACGGGGTCGTCCACGGGGAGTCGTCCGTACGGGAGGGCGGCCCGGTCACAGTGGCGGGACCGTGCCGGATTCGCACCGGCTTCCTGGTTCCTGCTGCCTTGTGTTCGGGTCTGGGGTGCAGTGTGCCAGACCCGTGCGGCGGCTCCGCGATCCGCCCGGGTGCTCAGTACGCCTCGACGACCTGCACGTCTTCCTCGGTGATCTCGCCGTCCACGATGCGGTACGAGCGGAACTGGAAGGGGCCCGCGCCGTCGGTGTCGGCGGTGGAGACGAGGACGTAGTGGGCGCCGGGCTCATTCGCGTACGTCACGTCGGTGCGGGAGGGGTAGGCCTCGGTCGCCGTGTGCGAGTGGTAGATGATCACGGGCTCCTCGTCGCGGTCGTCCATCTCGCGGTAGAGCTTGAGGAGGTCGCCGGAGTCGAACTCGTAGAACGTGGGCGAGCGGGCGGCGTTGAGCATCGGGATGAAGCGCTCGGGGCGCCCCGTTCCGACCGGGCCCGCCACCACGCCGCACGCCTCGTCGGGGTGGTCGGCGCGGGAGTGGGCGACGATCTGGTCGTGGAGCGCCTGGGTGATGGTCAGCATGGCGCCAGGATAAGACCGACCGGCAGTCGGGGGGTGGGAGAAGGAGCGGGGCTGGGTGCGTGCAGCTGCAAGGCGGAGGATCGAGTCAACGCGGAGCGTTGGTGATTGACGACAACGCCGGAGGGGCCCCTCCCTGCCCGAGCGAAGCCGAGAGCTTGGGGGAGCGCGTGCCCAGCCCCGCGACGCCGCCCCCGATTGCCGGTCGGTCTGAGCATGCGGGCCCTCGCGTACCGGTGGGTGGTACGGGAGGGCCCGCATGGTGGACGCCGGGGCCGTGGGGGGAAGGGGAGTGGCCGGGGCGCCCGGGAGGAGGGCCGGTCCAGGGCCCGGAGTGATCGGGCCCGCCCTCGGGGTCGGTACTCGGCGCAAGCAGGTGGGGTGCTCGGCGGAGCCTGGGTCAGCGCTTGGCGAAGGCGGTGTTCTCCGGGTCGCGCGACTTGAGCACCAGGTAGGAGACGCCGAGGACGAGCGCCCAGAGCGGGGCGCAGTACAGCGAGATCCTGGCCTCCTTGTCGATCGCCATCATCACGATGACCATGCCGATGAAGGCGAGCGCGAACCAGCTGGTGTACGGGGCGCCCGGGGCCTTGAACGAGGACTGCGGGAGCACCCCCTGGTCGGCGAGGCGGCGGTAGCGGATCTGGCTGAACAGGATCATGATCCAGGCCCACATGCCGGAGATGGTCGCGAAGGAGACGACGTAGTTGAACGCCTCGCCCGGCCACTGGTAGTTGATCCAGACGCCGACGAGCATCAGGGCGGCGGAGAAGGTGGTGCCGGTGAGCGGCAGGCCGTTCTTCGTCAGCTTGGTGAAGGCGCGCGGGCCCTGTCCGTTCATGGCCAGGTCGCGGAGCATGCGGCCGGTGGAGTACATGCCGGAGTTGCAGGAGGAGAGCGCCGCGGTCAGGACGACGAAGTTGACGATGGCGGCGCCGATGCCGAGCCCCATCTCCTCGAAGGCCTTCACGAACGGCGAGACGCCCGGCTTGAAGGTGGACCACGGCACGACCGACAGGATCATGATCAGGGCACCGACGTAGAAGACGGCGATGCGCCACGGCACGGTGTTGATGGCCTTGGGCAGCACGGTCTTGGGGTCCTTGGACTCCCCGGCGGTGACGCCGACGAGTTCCACGGCGAGGAAGGCGAACATGACGATCTGGAGCGTCATCAGCATGCCGCCGATGCCGTTCGGGAAGAACCCGCCGTCGTTCCAGAGATTGGAGACGGTCGCGGTGTCACCGGCGTCGGAGAAGCCGAGCGTCAGCACGCCGGCGCAGATGAGGATCATGCCGACGATCGCGGTGACCTTGACCATCGAGAACCAGAACTCCAGCTCACCGAAGAGCTTCACGGAGATCAGATTGGCGCCGTACAGGATGACGGTGAAGACGAGTGCGGACAGCCACTGCGGAATGTCCCACCAGTACGTCATATAGGTGGCGGCGGCGGTGACTTCGGTGATTCCGGTGACGACCCAGAACAGCCAGTACGTCCAGCCGGTCACGAATCCGAAGAAGGGCCCGATGAATTCGCGGGCGTACTCCGAGAAGGAGCCGGAGACCGGGCGGTACATGAGCAGTTCGCCCAGGGCCCGCATGATGAAGAAGATGACCAGGCCCGCGAGGACGTAGGCCAGGATGAGGCTGGGTCCGGCCCGGTCGATCGCTTTGCCCGCGCCCAGGAAGAGCCCGGTCCCGATGGCTCCGCCGATGGCGATCATCTGGATCTGACGGGCTCCCAGACCTCGCTGGTACCCCTCGCCACCGGTCTCGGCCTCCCCGGATTCCGCTCCGGGCCTTCCGTGGTCGGCCTGTCCCTCGTCGACCTGTGCCGATGTCATGTGTGGTGCGCCTTTCTCCACGCCGATCCGCGCCGTCAAGGCTGCGGATCAGGTCCTGATCCCCCCGGATATGGATTGGAGTGCCACCGGCGTTCGGCCGACTTGTGGCGACCCCGGGAACAGGGGTGGCGTCCCCGGGCGATCGTGAAGATTTATCACGGCCGTCACAGGACACCACGGGACATTCTGTGGCGCATCCCACAGGCAAAAGGGGACAAGAAACTCCATCCGGAGCGAATGCCGCCTATGACTTGGGGGGATCGTTACCCGGATCTGAGCGTCCGTTGAGCGAAGGGGGCGCGCCCGGAGGGCGGCACCTTTTCCGCCGATTACGGCATCAGTGTTTCGACGAGCGTTTCCTGAAGTGCGCCGAGCCAGAGATAGGCCATCACCATCGGCTTGCGCGGGTCGCTGTCGGGGAGCCGGTAGAGCGACCCGTCCTCGCCCTCGTCCTCGTCGGAGACCTCCAGCCGGGTGCCGATGGTGAGCCGCAGGTCGTTGAGCGAGCCGAGCCAGGAGCGGCA is a genomic window of Streptomyces sp. SID8374 containing:
- a CDS encoding ABC transporter substrate-binding protein — protein: MSRRTPALIAAAVLLPLALTACSTPETSTGAQGRPEASAKSDGFPYTVTNCGVTTTYKAPPKRVVTMNQHVTEIMLELGLAKSLVGTAYLDDKVLPKYAKDYASVPVIAKEYPSYEQVLATDPDFVYGGYASAFAAGDGRGREALKKSGIETRLNTESCAKADTPMETLYEEIREVGRTFGVTDRAEAWIKQAKADNAATAEKLKDLKPLPVFVYDSGDKIAFTAGGKGIGNELIKRAGGTNIFADLDKSFGDASWENVVARKPEAIVIYDYGSTTVEQKKKRLLTDPALADVPAIKNKRFAVMPLSDAVLGVRVPAAVEKLAAQLHPAATTP
- a CDS encoding iron ABC transporter permease; amino-acid sequence: MTCRTPAPRRLLRYTLVVGVLAALLAAAVVAALALGSVRIPPGQVIDILTGRAEASPFRTIVLDVRLPRVILGIVVGAGLAVIGTVLQALVRNQLADPFLLGVSSGASTGAVLVIVLGIGATLATTVTIPAAAFAGALLSLLLVYTLARGGGGLTTNRLVLAGVAVSYILSALTSLILVTSARADHLQEVLYWTLGGLGAARWDMLALPTVTLIAGTAVLLTLARPLDLLLVGEEGATVLGLDTARFRAAVFVLASLMTGALVAYSGAIGFVGLMVPHMARMAVGASHRALLPVVALGGAVFLVLADLAARTLAAPQDIPVGVLTALTGGPFFLWMLRRRPEGAPA
- a CDS encoding M67 family metallopeptidase, which codes for MLTITQALHDQIVAHSRADHPDEACGVVAGPVGTGRPERFIPMLNAARSPTFYEFDSGDLLKLYREMDDRDEEPVIIYHSHTATEAYPSRTDVTYANEPGAHYVLVSTADTDGAGPFQFRSYRIVDGEITEEDVQVVEAY
- a CDS encoding ABC transporter ATP-binding protein; translated protein: MTTLRTEALSYGIGEGRHLVDAVDLTAADGETVGLVGPNGSGKTTLLRCVYGTLRPTHGRVLLDGDDLATLPVKARAQRIATVPQDGHAGFELTVGQVVAMGRAPHKRFWEADNASDTALVTQALDRVGIAALAPRTFASLSGGERQRALVARALVQQPALVVLDEPTNHLDIRYQLEILSLVRELGTTNLLALHDLNLAAYYCDRLYVLKDGRVVASGTPEKVLTAELLGEVYGVAAEVSTHPKTGAPTVVYLPQDHTERRTSA
- a CDS encoding amino acid permease — its product is MTSAQVDEGQADHGRPGAESGEAETGGEGYQRGLGARQIQMIAIGGAIGTGLFLGAGKAIDRAGPSLILAYVLAGLVIFFIMRALGELLMYRPVSGSFSEYAREFIGPFFGFVTGWTYWLFWVVTGITEVTAAATYMTYWWDIPQWLSALVFTVILYGANLISVKLFGELEFWFSMVKVTAIVGMILICAGVLTLGFSDAGDTATVSNLWNDGGFFPNGIGGMLMTLQIVMFAFLAVELVGVTAGESKDPKTVLPKAINTVPWRIAVFYVGALIMILSVVPWSTFKPGVSPFVKAFEEMGLGIGAAIVNFVVLTAALSSCNSGMYSTGRMLRDLAMNGQGPRAFTKLTKNGLPLTGTTFSAALMLVGVWINYQWPGEAFNYVVSFATISGMWAWIMILFSQIRYRRLADQGVLPQSSFKAPGAPYTSWFALAFIGMVIVMMAIDKEARISLYCAPLWALVLGVSYLVLKSRDPENTAFAKR